A stretch of the Lonchura striata isolate bLonStr1 chromosome 17, bLonStr1.mat, whole genome shotgun sequence genome encodes the following:
- the LOC110469294 gene encoding protein FAM83D-B-like, with protein sequence MASASQCLEEGSGRWPPPAGPYSEAQRLALEELVAGGPEALRAFLRREQLPPFLSEPEVQDIARAALPPAAGPEPAAERSAGASLDASSLTYFPERSDLEPPALELGWPGFASGAFRGLTRVEAHFQPGCGDSIYGCKEAVRRQIRSARQMIALVMDSFTDTDIFTDLLEACSQRQVKVYILLDQSSFSHFLKMCKDLGVDLEEEKLMRVRIITGSTYCTRSGTKIIGKAREKFMLIDGIRVTTGSYSFTWTDGKLNSSNILILSGPAVAHFDVEFRMLHSRSKPINLKEFSSCKKNRVWDQLFRITVASRDMTREHFLRMEFLYLRAFVGDLKRKRSWLHASREAVYTPNNTMHTSPPLTKRNGSLVMRPHWIIER encoded by the exons ATGGCCAGCGCGTCGCAGTGTCTGGAGGAGGGCTCGGGGCGCTGGCCGCCGCCGGCCGGGCCGTACAGCGAGGCGCAGCGGCTGGCGCTGGAGGAGCTGGTGGCGGGCGGCCCCGAGGCGCTGCGGGCTTTCCTGCGGCGGGAGCAGCTGCCGCCCTTCCTGTCGGAGCCCGAGGTGCAGGACATCGCTCGGGCCGCGCTGCCGCCCGCCGCGGGCCCGGAGCCGGCGGCCGAGCGCTCGGCCGGCGCCTCGCTGGACGCCTCGTCGCTCACCTACTTCCCCGAGCGCTCGGACCTGGAGCCGCCGgcgctggagctgggctggccgGGCTTCGCCAGCGGCGCCTTCCGCGGGCTGACGCGGGTGGAGGCGCATTTCCAGCCCGGCTGCGGGGACAGCATCTACGGCTGCAAGGAGGCGGTGCGGCGCCAGATCCGCTCCGCCCGGCAG ATGATTGCCCTGGTTATGGATTCCTTCACAGACACTGATATCTTCACAGACCTCTTGGAAGCCTGTAGCCAACGGCAAGTTAAAGTGTACATCCTTCTAGATCAGTCTTcattttcccactttttaaaaatgtgcaagGATCTGGGAGTTGACCTTGAGGAGGAAAAG TTGATGAGGGTTCGGATTATCACGGGGAGCACATACTGCACCAGGTCAGGCACCAAAATCATTGGAAAAGCCCGTGAAAAGTTCATGTTAATTGATGGCATTAGAGTGACAACAGGCTCCTACAG TTTTACATGGACAGATGGGAAGCTGAACAGCAGTAACATTTTGATCCTGTCAGGCCCTGCAGTTGCGCACTTTGATGTGGAATTTCGGATGCTTCATTCACGGTCAAAGCCTATCAACCTCAAAGAGTTTTCTAGCTGCAAGAAGAACAGGGTGTGGGACCAGCTGTTCAGGATAACAGTGGCTTCCAGAGACATGACCAGGGAACACTTCCTGAGAATGGAATTTTTGTATCTGAGAGCATTTGTAGGAGatctgaagaggaagagaagcTGGCTGCACGCCTCCAGGGAGGCCGTGTACACCCCAAATAACACGATGCACACCTCTCCCCCGCTGACTAAGAGGAATGGCTCCCTGGTTATGAGGCCACACTGGATCATAGAGAGATGA
- the LOC110469293 gene encoding protein FAM83D-B-like: MASASQCLEEGSGRWPPPAGPYSEAQRLALEELVAGGPEALRAFLRREQLPPFLSEPEVQDIARAALPPAAGPEPAAERSAGASLDASSLTYFPERSDLEPPALELGWPGFASGAFRGLTRVEAHFQPGCGDSIYGCKEAVRRQIRSARQVIALVMDSFTDIEIFGDLQDAYKNRQVPVYILLDQDFVPHFLEMCNNLGVCPEQESMMRVRTVTGSTYCMRSGAKIVGKAKEKFMLIDGIRVATGSYSFTWSDGKLNSSNLLVLSGQVVEHFDLQFRILYAQSLPISPKQPSSCRNSGMFDHLLTRTESSKEYTVEGNLRAEFARLSSTPKKLLEKADQTEYTPAGKLGNLRLSCLCEEECDNQVATVEQRSASTQTGPWEEMATVTKCNAATQASAATADNSTQASVTARVTGTQTSILLKTAVTQTKEENGTETPLLPRKFSKEEYFLSGKAVSSSSLHSLSSSSSQRSLASSAGSISSLRSFDYSSSHRAQYFQKLHKERQFHYSTIRSKLSHMVDILSRRGRVPASYMSQYPGSCSLRQRRDISASLRSLRDASLFSLRK; the protein is encoded by the exons ATGGCCAGCGCGTCGCAGTGTCTGGAGGAGGGCTCGGGGCGCTGGCCGCCGCCGGCCGGGCCGTACAGCGAGGCGCAGCGGCTGGCGCTGGAGGAGCTGGTGGCGGGCGGCCCCGAGGCGCTGCGGGCTTTCCTGCGGCGGGAGCAGCTGCCGCCCTTCCTGTCGGAGCCCGAGGTGCAGGACATCGCTCGGGCCGCGCTGCCGCCCGCCGCGGGCCCGGAGCCGGCGGCCGAGCGCTCGGCCGGCGCCTCGCTGGACGCCTCGTCGCTCACCTACTTCCCCGAGCGCTCGGACCTGGAGCCGCCGgcgctggagctgggctggccgGGCTTCGCCAGCGGCGCCTTCCGCGGGCTGACGCGGGTGGAGGCGCATTTCCAGCCCGGCTGCGGGGACAGCATCTACGGCTGCAAGGAGGCGGTGCGGCGCCAGATCCGCTCCGCCCGGCAG GTGATTGCCCTTGTGATGGATTCCTTCACAGACATTGAGATCTTCGGTGACCTTCAGGATGCCTATAAAAACCGCCAAGTCCCTGTCTACATCCTTCTTGACCAGGACTTTGTACCCCATTTCTTGGAAATGTGCAACAATCTGGGAGTTTGTCCTGAGCAGGAAAGT ATGATGAGAGTTCGAACTGTCACAGGGAGCACGTACTGCATGAGGTCAGGTGCCAAAATTGTCGGGAAAGCCAAGGAGAAGTTCATGTTAATTGATGGCATTAGAGTGGCAACAGGCTCCTACAG TTTCACATGGTCTGACGGGAAGCTGAACAGCAGCAACTTGCTGGTGTTGTCAGGTCAAGTGGTTGAACACTTTGACCTCCAGTTCAGGATTCTTTATGCCCAGTCACTACCCATCAGCCCAAAGCAACCGTCCAGCTGCAGGAACAGTGGCATGTTTGATCACCTGCTGACCAGAACAGAATCCTCTAAAGAATATACTGTGGAAGGCAACTTGAGAGCAGAATTTGCCAGACTGTCTAGCACTCCAAAGAAATTGCTGGAAAAAGCAGATCAAACTGAATATACTCCTGCAGGAAAGCTTGGTAACCTGCGGCTTTCTTGCCTGTGTGAAGAGGAGTGTGACAATCAAGTAGCCACAGTGGAACAGAGAAGTGCATCAACTCAAACCGGCCCGTGGGAAGAGATGGCAACTGTGACAAAATGTAATGCAGCCACTCAGGCCAGCGCTGCCACAGCAGACAACAGCACTCAGGCTTCTGTCACGGCCAGAGTGACAGGCACTCAGACATCCATTTTGCTGAAGACTGCAGTGACACAGACAAAGGAAGAGAATGGCACAGAAACACCCCTCCTTCCCAGAAAGTTCTCAAAAGAAGAGTATTTTCTGTCTGGAAAGGCCGTATCCAGTTCTAGCCTGCACTCGTTGTCTTCATCATCATCCCAGCGCTCTCTTGCAAGCTCTGCAGGCTCAATATCCTCCCTCCGGTCCTTTGACTATTCCAGTAGTCACAGGGCACAATATTTCCAAAAACTGCACAAAGAGAGGCAATTCCACTACTCCACGATCAGGTCGAAGCTGAGCCACATGGTGGATATCCTGTCCCGGCGGGGCCGTGTCCCTGCCAGCTACATGAGCCAGTACCCCggcagctgcagcctcaggcAGAGGCGCGACATCAGCGCCAGCCTGCGCAGCCTCCGCGACGCCTCGCTCTTTTCCCTGAGAAAATGA